A region from the Desulfomarina profundi genome encodes:
- the dsrO gene encoding sulfate reduction electron transfer complex DsrMKJOP subunit DsrO, protein MDKQRRKFLKMAGATALAGISAPAVVKLTSSPALASSGHGAPAEHGAAEEGHMAPAHGTEEAPKGVRLGMVIDMRKLYGKPELMEKAIAACNKVHNIPQIDSKKSEIKWIWEMPFENVFPEHSSYHASKTREENDFLVLCNHCDNPPCVRVCPTKATFVNKENGIVAMDFHRCIGCRFCMMGCPYGARSFNWENPRPYIKEYNPDFPTRMRGVVEKCNFCGERLALGKEPACLEAVKESGAIVFGDLNDPESEIRKVLEKENTIQRKPSLGTKPSVFYIV, encoded by the coding sequence ATGGATAAGCAAAGAAGAAAATTCCTGAAGATGGCAGGTGCTACTGCACTTGCCGGTATCAGCGCTCCGGCTGTTGTCAAGTTGACATCTTCTCCGGCACTGGCTTCATCAGGTCATGGAGCACCGGCGGAACATGGTGCCGCAGAAGAAGGGCACATGGCCCCGGCTCATGGTACCGAAGAAGCACCCAAGGGAGTTCGCCTTGGAATGGTAATTGATATGCGGAAACTCTACGGCAAACCTGAATTGATGGAGAAGGCTATTGCCGCATGCAACAAGGTGCATAATATTCCGCAGATTGACAGTAAAAAAAGTGAAATAAAGTGGATCTGGGAGATGCCCTTTGAAAATGTTTTCCCTGAGCACTCTTCCTATCACGCTTCAAAAACACGTGAGGAAAATGATTTCCTCGTATTATGTAATCACTGTGACAATCCTCCCTGTGTCCGGGTTTGCCCGACAAAGGCTACCTTTGTCAACAAGGAAAACGGTATTGTTGCCATGGATTTTCATCGCTGTATCGGGTGCCGGTTCTGTATGATGGGCTGCCCCTATGGTGCCAGGAGTTTTAACTGGGAAAATCCAAGGCCGTATATCAAGGAATACAATCCGGACTTTCCAACCCGTATGCGTGGCGTGGTGGAAAAATGCAATTTCTGTGGTGAGCGCCTAGCACTGGGGAAGGAACCCGCCTGTCTCGAAGCAGTCAAGGAATCCGGCGCAATAGTTTTCGGGGACTTGAATGATCCCGAATCGGAAATTCGTAAAGTTCTTGAAAAAGAAAATACGATCCAGAGGAAGCCGTCCCTTGGAACGAAACCGTCAGTCTTTTACATAGTGTGA
- the dsrK gene encoding sulfate reduction electron transfer complex DsrMKJOP subunit DsrK, with product MSVPKLEQLSQSVVQGPSLATGAIPTRDWMDIPVHFKPGNYAYVAKKDKVEYLNSQSGLSFPNAREWSPEDDDWKLPEDWKDIILKGLKERLDKFRSLKIFMDCCVRCGACADKCHFFLGTGDPKNMPVLRAELLRSVYRNDFTLGGKILGKMAGAREMTVGVLKEWFMYSYQCTECRRCSVFCPYGIDTAEVTMMLRELLHLVGIGINWILEPVSNSNRTGNHMGLQPHTFKDNVEFLVDDVENLTGIKPNISFNRKGAEVLFITPSADVFAEPGLYTAMGYLILFEAIGLDYTWSTYASEGGNFGLFTSNEAMKKLNAKMYAEAERLGVKYILGGECGHMWRVIHQYMDTMNGPADFLEKPVSPITGTVFENAASTKMVHISEFTADLIKHGKLKLDKSRNSHVKATFHDSCNPARAMGLIDEPRYILDHVVDWVEMPENTIREQTFCCGSGTGLNTDEIMELRMRSGLPRANAVKYVHEKHGVNMLSCVCAIDRATLTTLNNFWTPEVGVCGVTELVANAIVQEGETRGELEEGLRTMVF from the coding sequence ATGTCAGTTCCCAAATTAGAACAATTATCGCAGAGCGTAGTGCAGGGACCATCCTTGGCAACTGGAGCAATACCTACCAGGGACTGGATGGATATTCCGGTACATTTTAAACCGGGAAATTATGCCTACGTGGCCAAAAAAGACAAGGTGGAATATCTCAACAGCCAGTCTGGCCTGAGTTTTCCCAATGCCAGGGAATGGTCACCCGAAGACGATGACTGGAAGCTTCCCGAAGACTGGAAGGATATTATCCTGAAGGGACTCAAGGAGCGCCTGGATAAGTTCCGGTCTTTGAAAATATTTATGGACTGCTGTGTCCGTTGCGGTGCCTGTGCCGATAAATGCCATTTTTTCCTGGGTACGGGTGACCCGAAAAATATGCCGGTACTTCGTGCTGAGCTGCTGCGCTCCGTGTACAGAAATGATTTTACCCTCGGGGGAAAAATACTCGGTAAAATGGCAGGAGCCCGTGAAATGACAGTGGGAGTGCTGAAAGAATGGTTCATGTATTCCTATCAATGTACAGAATGTCGTCGATGTTCAGTTTTCTGCCCATACGGTATCGATACGGCCGAAGTGACCATGATGCTCCGTGAACTGCTGCATCTGGTTGGTATCGGTATCAACTGGATTCTGGAACCGGTATCCAATTCGAACCGTACAGGTAACCATATGGGGCTTCAACCCCATACCTTCAAGGACAATGTCGAGTTTCTGGTTGATGATGTTGAAAACCTAACCGGCATCAAGCCGAATATCAGTTTCAACAGAAAAGGAGCCGAGGTTCTGTTTATCACACCGTCTGCTGATGTTTTTGCTGAACCGGGACTCTACACAGCCATGGGGTACCTGATTCTATTTGAAGCCATTGGCCTTGACTATACCTGGTCAACCTATGCTTCTGAGGGTGGTAACTTCGGGCTTTTTACCAGTAATGAGGCCATGAAAAAGCTGAATGCGAAGATGTACGCGGAAGCAGAGCGTCTCGGAGTAAAGTATATCCTCGGTGGAGAATGTGGTCATATGTGGCGTGTCATCCATCAATATATGGATACCATGAACGGACCAGCAGATTTCCTTGAAAAACCGGTTTCTCCGATTACCGGGACGGTTTTTGAAAATGCTGCGTCCACAAAAATGGTTCATATCAGTGAATTCACCGCCGATCTTATTAAGCACGGTAAATTGAAATTGGACAAGAGCCGTAACAGTCATGTCAAGGCGACTTTCCATGATTCCTGTAATCCGGCAAGGGCGATGGGATTAATTGATGAGCCGCGCTATATTCTGGATCATGTGGTGGACTGGGTGGAGATGCCTGAGAATACCATCAGGGAGCAGACATTCTGCTGTGGCTCAGGAACCGGTCTGAATACCGATGAAATTATGGAGTTGAGAATGCGATCAGGATTGCCCAGGGCAAATGCGGTGAAGTATGTCCATGAAAAACATGGAGTCAACATGCTCTCCTGTGTGTGCGCGATTGACAGGGCGACGCTGACTACCCTGAATAATTTCTGGACACCCGAAGTCGGGGTCTGCGGAGTAACGGAGCTCGTTGCCAACGCAATTGTCCAGGAAGGCGAGACTCGCGGAGAGCTTGAAGAAGGTCTCCGGACGATGGTTTTCTAA
- the dsrJ gene encoding sulfate reduction electron transfer complex DsrMKJOP subunit DsrJ, translated as MYNKGTIIPGLAIFVLVVTFPLWYNAFSTASPAPKPELPPGGEKNCVAPESVMRASHMQLLNEWRDAVLRDNKRDIITVDGKQYRKGLQLACMQCHTSKEKFCDSCHEYTSVKPYCWDCHLTPADVVSKKETH; from the coding sequence ATGTACAATAAAGGAACAATTATTCCGGGACTGGCGATTTTTGTCCTCGTTGTCACTTTCCCGCTCTGGTACAACGCGTTCTCCACAGCAAGTCCCGCACCGAAACCTGAGCTGCCGCCCGGAGGAGAAAAAAACTGTGTGGCGCCGGAATCTGTTATGCGGGCATCCCATATGCAATTGCTGAATGAGTGGAGAGATGCCGTTCTTCGTGATAACAAGCGTGATATTATAACGGTTGATGGCAAGCAATATCGCAAAGGGTTGCAACTGGCCTGTATGCAGTGTCACACAAGCAAGGAAAAGTTCTGTGACTCCTGTCACGAATATACCTCTGTTAAGCCGTACTGCTGGGATTGTCACCTGACTCCGGCAGACGTAGTGTCGAAGAAGGAGACTCACTAA
- the dsrM gene encoding sulfate reduction electron transfer complex DsrMKJOP subunit DsrM: MKYAFSFLAVIALILIAWLGSQVPGMPYLFGVALPYLAMMIFLGGCIYRVVQWGKSPVPFSIQTTCGQGKSLDFIKHDRLEAPDTLPEVVARMFLEIVTFRSLFRNTKSEIHDGPKLTYESSKWLWLFALIFHYSFLMIIIRHMRLFLDPIPAWIGWLEFGDGIFQVGAPTWYITDVGLLAGCVLLFSRRIVNRHVRFISLINDYFPLVLIFSIAATGILMRYFLRTDIDIVTIKQLAVGLVTFSPVIGTKIGAIFYIHLFLVCVLIAYFPFSKLMHFAGVFMSPTRNMKNNTRAVRHINPWNPRILPHSYAGYEDEFREFMVEAGIPVEKELPPKKDEE; encoded by the coding sequence ATGAAGTATGCCTTCTCATTCCTGGCAGTCATTGCTTTAATTCTGATTGCTTGGCTCGGATCACAGGTACCCGGGATGCCTTATCTGTTTGGTGTCGCACTGCCGTATCTGGCCATGATGATCTTCCTGGGCGGTTGCATTTATCGGGTGGTACAGTGGGGAAAATCTCCTGTTCCATTCTCGATTCAGACCACTTGTGGTCAGGGTAAATCGCTGGATTTTATCAAGCATGACAGATTGGAAGCACCTGATACACTTCCAGAAGTAGTGGCTCGGATGTTTCTTGAAATTGTGACGTTCAGGTCACTGTTCAGGAATACCAAGTCGGAAATCCACGATGGTCCAAAACTCACCTATGAGTCCTCCAAGTGGTTGTGGTTGTTTGCCCTGATTTTTCATTATTCATTTTTAATGATTATAATCAGGCATATGCGTCTGTTTCTCGATCCCATTCCGGCCTGGATCGGCTGGCTGGAGTTCGGTGATGGTATTTTTCAGGTAGGTGCGCCAACCTGGTATATTACCGATGTTGGACTTCTTGCGGGATGTGTGTTGCTGTTCAGCAGGCGTATTGTCAATCGCCATGTGCGCTTTATTTCTCTTATCAACGACTATTTTCCGCTGGTTCTTATTTTTTCCATAGCTGCCACGGGTATCCTGATGCGCTATTTTCTGCGGACGGATATTGACATTGTCACTATCAAGCAGCTGGCCGTGGGTCTTGTAACATTTTCCCCTGTTATCGGTACAAAAATCGGAGCTATTTTCTATATCCATCTCTTTCTTGTCTGTGTGCTGATAGCCTATTTCCCTTTCAGCAAGCTGATGCACTTCGCCGGAGTATTCATGAGTCCTACCCGAAATATGAAAAACAATACCCGGGCAGTACGTCATATTAATCCGTGGAATCCGAGAATCCTTCCCCACTCCTATGCGGGATATGAGGATGAGTTCAGAGAGTTCATGGTAGAGGCAGGAATCCCAGTGGAGAAAGAGTTGCCGCCGAAAAAGGATGAAGAATAA
- a CDS encoding flavodoxin family protein, translating to MRKKRVLIIYYSFTGQTKLLLNRIIEGLEGEGIEVTVQQLTPVSPYDFPFKSYYDLLKATIQTFFSLRSEIKPVEKTFSGCWSRIILAGPTWSYHPSGPVLDFLDRYGKELRDECVIPLISCRAYWRIHHWELRRHLKKYGARMEPPIVFTHLIREPWRTIGLILQLRGKMVRRENSWFRKRYPGYGHNREQTFIALDLGKKLAQTILAEE from the coding sequence TTGAGAAAAAAACGTGTACTCATAATTTATTATTCCTTCACAGGTCAGACAAAATTACTCCTTAATAGAATTATTGAAGGTCTGGAAGGTGAAGGCATTGAGGTTACCGTTCAACAGTTGACTCCCGTGTCGCCCTATGATTTCCCCTTCAAATCCTACTATGATCTTCTCAAGGCCACTATTCAGACATTTTTCAGCCTGCGCTCTGAAATAAAACCTGTAGAAAAGACGTTTTCAGGTTGCTGGTCGAGGATTATCCTGGCCGGACCCACGTGGTCGTATCATCCAAGTGGCCCTGTCCTCGATTTTCTTGACCGGTATGGCAAGGAGTTACGGGATGAGTGTGTTATTCCTCTGATATCATGTCGGGCATACTGGCGAATACATCATTGGGAATTAAGAAGGCATCTGAAAAAATACGGAGCACGGATGGAACCACCGATAGTCTTCACCCATCTTATACGGGAGCCTTGGCGGACTATTGGACTGATCCTGCAGTTGCGTGGTAAGATGGTGCGCAGGGAAAATTCATGGTTCAGAAAGCGTTATCCGGGGTATGGACATAACAGGGAACAGACATTCATTGCTCTTGACCTGGGTAAAAAACTGGCACAAACAATTTTGGCCGAAGAATAA
- a CDS encoding RsbRD N-terminal domain-containing protein, with product MDIAEAFRFHGDKIVNRWVEYTLSTYSSSSFFIKEGDKFANPVGGNFREGLKKLFLLLTGDGDVKEFSGPLEQIISIRSVQEFTPAQAVAPINAVKHIVREAFEKDKERSRFVGELYDFEFRVDLAVLAAFDIYMSYRERLYQVRIDEIKSGSHILTDSKCPSAMMAEDKKVIKTVNSF from the coding sequence ATGGATATTGCTGAAGCATTCAGGTTTCACGGGGATAAAATTGTAAACCGTTGGGTTGAGTACACCCTCTCAACATATTCTTCGTCCTCCTTTTTTATAAAGGAAGGGGATAAGTTTGCAAATCCTGTCGGAGGAAATTTCAGAGAAGGTCTGAAAAAGCTTTTTCTGCTTCTCACAGGAGATGGTGATGTGAAGGAGTTCTCTGGCCCGCTGGAGCAGATTATTTCTATTCGCTCCGTCCAGGAATTTACACCTGCCCAGGCAGTGGCACCCATAAATGCTGTCAAACATATTGTCCGTGAAGCCTTTGAAAAGGATAAGGAAAGAAGCCGTTTTGTTGGTGAACTGTATGATTTTGAGTTCAGGGTGGATCTGGCTGTACTGGCCGCTTTTGATATATACATGAGTTATCGTGAACGACTGTACCAGGTCCGTATTGACGAGATTAAATCCGGCAGCCATATATTGACGGACAGCAAGTGCCCTTCGGCCATGATGGCTGAAGACAAGAAAGTTATTAAAACGGTAAATAGTTTTTAA
- a CDS encoding carboxy terminal-processing peptidase, whose amino-acid sequence MKTIRNILLSALSLFLLAGFLIQAEARTETAPPLDRKRNALIGYMLSKQLPALHFSEKTMNDELAEAAFELYIKQLDYQKRFLLKKDVEQLEAFADYIDDNLKSGRISLPDAGNDILSEKIMLVEKMVGKMLEDTTVRADDGVELSGKGEGDLQVGMFTVTRKEKYETDIKKIDYVQNLNDLRERWRKILKAQVISKFLDLEEEQKKEEDPKKKKNMTELWQDALAKVRKRNKNFFHRLHQETLQDHYDRFFNSVTRAFGPHTNYISPASKEDFDINMRGSLEGIGAMLMEKDGMIKVVRIIPGSAAARQGQLKAEDIILQVAQGDEEPVDITDMRLRDAVRLIRGPKGDEVRLTVRKPDGAKEVIAIIRDVVLKEESFVKSAVISSKDGRKTGYIFIPGFYRDFEGTRNGAHGRNSTDDTRREILKMEEENVDGIVLDLRDNGGGALIDAVDIAGLFIRSGPVVQVKNSFGDRKVLEDKDDAIVYDGPLVVLVNKFSASASEIVAAAIQDYHRGVIVGGKHTHGKGTVQAVINLSDHIPLFYLRKYDDLGALKVTIQKFYRVNGGSTQYKGVEPDIVLPSLFDHLKSGERYLEYTLPWDTIQPVKYTPYSDFKVDMDLLRQKSRERVVDDEGLKTIREEAEKAKKRQDETVVSIDINEMREKREEARQVREKVGAHYRKYRRETEDDPEKVEKQAEEEGSREVWLKDIHEDPYIHEAVNIVGDIVHFNGR is encoded by the coding sequence ATGAAAACAATAAGAAACATACTTCTCTCGGCCCTTTCTCTTTTTCTCCTTGCCGGTTTTTTAATTCAGGCGGAGGCCAGAACCGAAACCGCTCCTCCCCTGGATCGAAAAAGAAATGCACTGATCGGCTATATGCTCAGCAAGCAGCTGCCGGCACTCCATTTCAGTGAAAAAACAATGAATGACGAGCTGGCAGAGGCGGCATTTGAGCTCTATATCAAACAGCTGGACTACCAGAAACGTTTTCTTCTCAAGAAAGATGTGGAACAGCTGGAAGCCTTTGCCGACTATATAGATGACAATTTGAAGAGCGGCAGGATTTCTCTGCCTGATGCGGGGAATGACATCCTCAGCGAAAAGATCATGCTGGTTGAGAAAATGGTCGGTAAAATGCTCGAGGACACGACTGTCAGGGCGGATGATGGTGTTGAACTTTCCGGGAAAGGCGAAGGTGATCTTCAGGTCGGAATGTTCACTGTCACCCGAAAGGAAAAATATGAGACTGATATTAAAAAAATCGATTACGTGCAGAATCTCAATGACCTGAGAGAGAGATGGAGAAAAATTCTGAAAGCCCAGGTGATTTCAAAATTCCTTGATCTTGAGGAGGAACAGAAAAAAGAAGAAGATCCGAAAAAGAAGAAAAACATGACAGAGCTCTGGCAGGATGCTCTTGCCAAAGTGAGAAAAAGAAATAAAAACTTTTTCCATCGCCTTCATCAGGAAACCCTTCAGGACCATTACGACAGGTTTTTTAATTCCGTGACCAGGGCTTTTGGTCCCCACACAAACTATATTTCTCCCGCTTCCAAAGAGGATTTTGATATCAATATGCGTGGTTCTCTTGAGGGTATTGGTGCCATGCTGATGGAGAAAGACGGCATGATCAAGGTAGTGCGGATCATTCCTGGCAGTGCAGCAGCCAGGCAGGGTCAGCTGAAGGCTGAAGATATTATTCTGCAGGTTGCCCAGGGGGATGAAGAACCCGTGGATATCACGGATATGCGGTTGAGGGATGCTGTGAGACTTATCCGGGGACCAAAGGGTGATGAAGTTCGGTTGACAGTCAGAAAACCGGACGGGGCCAAAGAGGTCATTGCCATTATCCGTGATGTGGTGCTCAAGGAGGAATCTTTTGTAAAAAGTGCTGTTATCAGTTCCAAAGATGGCCGAAAAACCGGCTATATCTTTATACCCGGATTTTACCGGGATTTTGAGGGGACACGAAATGGTGCCCACGGGAGAAACTCGACAGATGATACCCGCAGGGAAATCCTGAAAATGGAAGAGGAAAATGTTGATGGCATTGTGCTTGATCTCAGGGACAATGGCGGTGGAGCACTGATTGATGCCGTTGATATAGCCGGTCTCTTTATCAGATCGGGGCCGGTTGTTCAGGTGAAGAACAGTTTCGGGGACAGGAAGGTGCTTGAAGATAAGGATGATGCCATTGTGTATGACGGCCCCCTGGTTGTTCTGGTCAATAAATTTTCGGCATCCGCGTCCGAAATTGTGGCAGCCGCCATTCAGGATTATCACCGGGGTGTAATAGTGGGTGGAAAGCATACCCACGGAAAGGGAACCGTGCAGGCGGTAATCAACCTCAGTGACCATATCCCACTGTTCTATCTGCGTAAGTACGATGATCTCGGAGCACTGAAGGTGACTATCCAGAAATTTTACAGGGTGAACGGTGGTTCCACGCAGTACAAGGGGGTTGAACCGGATATTGTCCTCCCCTCCCTGTTTGATCATCTGAAATCGGGAGAACGGTACCTGGAATACACCCTGCCGTGGGATACCATCCAGCCCGTCAAGTACACTCCATATTCTGATTTCAAGGTGGATATGGATCTGCTGCGGCAGAAAAGCAGAGAACGTGTTGTTGATGATGAGGGATTGAAGACAATCAGAGAAGAAGCTGAAAAAGCCAAAAAACGCCAGGACGAGACAGTTGTTTCCATTGATATCAATGAAATGCGAGAGAAGCGTGAAGAAGCCCGTCAGGTGAGGGAAAAAGTCGGGGCTCATTACCGGAAATATCGGCGTGAGACAGAAGACGATCCGGAGAAAGTGGAAAAACAGGCGGAAGAAGAGGGGAGCAGAGAGGTCTGGCTGAAGGATATTCATGAAGATCCCTACATCCATGAAGCTGTAAATATTGTAGGAGATATTGTCCATTTCAATGGCAGATAA
- a CDS encoding prepilin peptidase produces the protein MISTPFLTAAAALLGLVIGSFLNVVILRLPQEDNSIVFPASHCPACKTPLAWYENIPVFSFLFLRGKCAHCRTTISFQYPLVEILTSFLAVAVLRTFGPSLEAAGYFVFAAALLVIIFIDIHHQIIPDVISLPGIILGLLFSFFNHHLKWQDSLTGIILGGGVLYSIALLYSLIRKQEGMGGGDIKLLAMIGGWLGWQSLPFVIFFSSFTGSIVGLIAMRSQKKGGSTRIAFGPFLSCTALIYLFFFTQILDFYRFYFFGQ, from the coding sequence ATGATTTCTACTCCATTCCTCACGGCAGCGGCGGCTCTACTGGGCCTGGTAATCGGCAGTTTCCTCAATGTAGTTATTCTCAGACTCCCGCAGGAAGACAACTCCATAGTCTTTCCGGCTTCTCACTGTCCAGCCTGCAAAACTCCTCTTGCATGGTATGAAAACATTCCGGTTTTCAGCTTTCTATTCCTGCGAGGTAAATGCGCTCATTGCCGGACCACCATTTCGTTCCAGTATCCACTGGTGGAAATACTGACGTCATTTCTGGCGGTTGCTGTTCTCAGGACATTTGGTCCTTCCCTGGAAGCTGCGGGATATTTTGTCTTTGCAGCAGCACTTCTGGTAATCATTTTTATTGATATCCATCACCAGATCATCCCTGATGTTATTAGCCTGCCAGGAATTATTCTTGGATTATTATTTTCATTTTTCAACCACCATCTCAAATGGCAGGACTCTCTGACAGGTATCATTCTCGGAGGCGGTGTTCTTTATTCGATTGCCCTCCTTTACTCGCTAATCCGCAAACAGGAAGGCATGGGGGGCGGGGATATCAAGCTGCTTGCAATGATAGGAGGATGGCTTGGCTGGCAGTCTCTCCCCTTTGTTATTTTTTTCAGTTCCTTCACTGGATCAATCGTCGGTCTGATTGCCATGAGATCACAGAAAAAAGGGGGCAGCACACGGATTGCCTTTGGTCCTTTTCTCTCCTGCACCGCTCTTATTTATCTCTTTTTTTTCACACAAATACTTGATTTTTATCGTTTTTATTTTTTCGGGCAATAA
- a CDS encoding FAD-binding oxidoreductase codes for MSQYQEKTTVLRVEQFSSENYRITFRSPDIARVARAGQFVMIKAGQGKDPLLRRPFSIHQTSSSGQLQIYFKVVGRGTDMLARVKVGETVSLFGPLGRGFQIKKSGSSILIGEGWVLHLCFFWRNQFAVIKKNGNVTGI; via the coding sequence ATGTCACAATACCAGGAAAAAACAACTGTATTACGTGTTGAACAGTTTTCATCTGAGAATTATCGCATAACATTTCGCTCTCCAGATATTGCACGGGTCGCCAGGGCCGGGCAGTTTGTCATGATCAAGGCTGGCCAGGGCAAGGATCCTCTGCTCCGACGCCCGTTTTCCATTCATCAGACAAGTTCTTCCGGGCAGTTGCAGATATATTTTAAGGTTGTCGGTCGGGGCACTGATATGCTGGCAAGGGTGAAGGTCGGAGAAACGGTTTCCCTGTTTGGCCCCCTCGGGCGAGGTTTTCAGATTAAAAAATCGGGTTCTTCCATTCTCATCGGGGAGGGCTGGGTATTGCACCTATGCTTTTTCTGGCGAAATCAATTTGCCGTTATAAAAAAAAACGGGAATGTAACGGGGATCTGA
- the dsrP gene encoding sulfate reduction electron transfer complex DsrMKJOP subunit DsrP, giving the protein MIEKVFKGNSRYWMWLAVLCAFIGVGAICYIRQFLFGLGLTGMGRDLSWGLYISQFTFLVGVAAGGLMLVLPYYIHNYKVFGRLTILGEFLAIASIIMCLMFIMADIGQPLRGLNMILHPTPNSMLFWDMVVLLGYLGLNVICGWVILTAERKQVKPPKWVYIFVYVSIPFAVSIHTVTAMLYCGLPGRHFWLSAITAPRFLASAFAAGPALIVVACLIMKRVANFDAGKEAISKLTTIIMYAALINAFFVLLEFFVGYYSNIPGHKHSLEYLFFGLEHNGHVYNNLVPFMWSSVLLCFGGLGLFAYMKIRKTGTDLMIGIGCVMIFVALWLDKGLGFVMGGLVVSPLEEITEYYPTANEIGITLGIWATGFLLVTLLYKIAIGVEHEVEA; this is encoded by the coding sequence ATGATTGAAAAAGTATTTAAAGGAAACTCTCGCTACTGGATGTGGCTCGCTGTTTTGTGCGCATTCATAGGTGTTGGAGCTATCTGTTATATCAGGCAGTTTCTCTTCGGTTTGGGGTTGACCGGAATGGGACGTGATCTGTCCTGGGGATTGTATATTTCTCAATTTACCTTTCTTGTCGGTGTTGCTGCCGGAGGGTTGATGCTCGTTCTGCCCTACTATATTCATAATTACAAGGTGTTCGGGCGTCTCACGATTCTCGGTGAATTTCTGGCAATTGCATCAATCATAATGTGCCTGATGTTCATTATGGCAGATATTGGGCAGCCGTTGCGCGGTCTGAATATGATACTGCACCCGACCCCCAATTCCATGCTGTTCTGGGATATGGTGGTTCTGCTCGGTTACCTGGGACTCAATGTCATATGCGGCTGGGTTATTCTGACCGCAGAGCGTAAACAGGTTAAGCCTCCGAAATGGGTTTACATTTTTGTATATGTTTCCATTCCGTTTGCCGTGTCCATTCACACGGTAACAGCAATGCTCTACTGTGGTCTTCCCGGTCGTCATTTCTGGTTGTCCGCTATTACGGCGCCCCGTTTTCTGGCTTCGGCCTTTGCGGCAGGACCGGCTCTTATTGTAGTGGCATGTCTTATTATGAAGCGTGTGGCTAATTTTGATGCGGGTAAAGAGGCAATCAGCAAACTGACTACAATTATCATGTATGCGGCTCTGATCAACGCTTTCTTTGTACTGCTTGAGTTCTTTGTCGGCTACTATTCCAATATTCCCGGCCATAAGCATTCACTGGAATACCTCTTCTTCGGGCTTGAGCATAACGGGCATGTCTACAATAATCTTGTTCCCTTTATGTGGAGTTCCGTCCTGCTCTGTTTTGGTGGTCTGGGACTGTTTGCTTACATGAAAATAAGAAAAACCGGAACAGATCTTATGATCGGAATCGGCTGTGTAATGATCTTTGTGGCGCTCTGGCTCGACAAGGGACTCGGTTTTGTTATGGGCGGTCTGGTTGTCAGCCCTCTAGAGGAAATTACAGAGTATTATCCTACTGCCAATGAAATAGGGATTACCCTGGGTATATGGGCTACAGGTTTTCTCCTGGTGACGCTGTTGTACAAGATCGCCATCGGCGTGGAACACGAGGTTGAAGCCTGA
- a CDS encoding iron-sulfur cluster-binding protein — translation MLFLAKSICRYKKKRECNGDLIILGGRSRVEVEPLVEDFREFGLRLLTATDDGSFGHGGFVTDLLDAKELSGKSMVYTCGPEPMMARIGQLCRNHSIPCQVSVESVMACGMGACLGCSRKTKKGTYAHVCLNGPVFDAEELIWNS, via the coding sequence ATGCTTTTTCTGGCGAAATCAATTTGCCGTTATAAAAAAAAACGGGAATGTAACGGGGATCTGATTATTCTCGGAGGGCGCAGCAGGGTTGAAGTGGAACCGCTGGTGGAGGATTTTCGGGAGTTTGGCCTGAGGCTTCTGACAGCTACAGATGACGGCTCATTCGGTCATGGAGGTTTTGTGACTGATCTGCTTGACGCAAAAGAGCTTTCCGGCAAGAGCATGGTGTATACCTGTGGTCCGGAACCGATGATGGCCAGGATTGGACAATTGTGCAGGAATCACTCGATTCCCTGCCAGGTTTCGGTGGAGAGTGTCATGGCCTGTGGCATGGGGGCCTGCCTTGGCTGTAGCAGAAAGACCAAAAAGGGCACATATGCCCATGTCTGCCTGAACGGGCCGGTTTTTGACGCAGAGGAACTGATATGGAATTCGTAA